In one Brassica oleracea var. oleracea cultivar TO1000 chromosome C9, BOL, whole genome shotgun sequence genomic region, the following are encoded:
- the LOC106314869 gene encoding uncharacterized protein LOC106314869 — MEVYIDDMLVKSSKASNHVSQLQECFNILNNFGMKLNPTKCTFGVASGEFLGYLVTEREIEANPKQIVALVDTLPPRSVREVQRLTGKIAALNRFISRSTDRCLPFYKLLKGNKKFEWNIECDSALKELKAYISEPPVLSKPIISRNGETRTSGSNRRQKTDTLFPVSFDHSHDVTTRRTILHSPSQSDRLAKWAIELSEYDIEYKPRTSSKAQVLADFIIELVPKEDSSSSNTKWRLHVDGASSKQGSRIGIQLESPSGEMIEQSFCLGFSASNNEAEYKSLIAGLRLARSVGAREISAFSDSQLVTSQFHGEYEAKNERMEAYISVLQEITQQFDKFELTKIPRGDNTSADALAALASTSNPVVKRIIPVEGIDKPSINLPRKEIDLPKNNPPRVGAITTRSGARRESQGLDNVNGNEPDSQSAPSTSRVRTRRTATTTAIPEEAVHETSNEAHEAFKKELEARPDWRIPIFKYIKDGKLPAERWEARKIKARSSRYCIMEERLYIRSLDESYLLGVSPKDAFTILKQTHGGACGSHSGGRSLAIRIKKLGYFWPTNADDSEQFALKYW, encoded by the exons ATGGAAGTTTACATAGACGACATGCTAGTAAAGTCATCGAAAGCAAGCAACCATGTTTCCCAGTTACAAGAATGTTTCAACATCCTCAACAATTTCGGAATGAAACTAAACCCAACCAAATGTACATTCGGAGTAGCCTCTGGGGAGTTCCTCGGCTACTTGGTAACCGAAAGAGAAATCGAAGCCAACCCAAAGCAGATTGTAGCACTCGTCGATACCTTACCCCCAAGATCGGTCCGAGAAGTACAGCGTCTCACTGGGAAAATAGCCGCATTAAACCGTTTTATATCCAGATCGACTGATAGATGCCTTCCTTTCTACAAATTGTTGAAAGGAAATAAGAAATTCGAATGGAACATCGAATGCGATTCTGCCCTAAAAGAACTCAAGGCGTACATCAGCGAACCGCCCGTGTTGTCTAAACCGATT ATATCCCGTAATGGAGAAACTCGCACTAGCGGTAGTAACCGCCGCCAGAAAACTGATACCCTATTTCCAGTCTCATTCGATCATAGTCATGACGTCACAACCCGTCGAACAATACTCCATAGTCCAAGCCAATCCGACAGGCTCGCAAAATGGGCAATCGAGCTCAGCGAATATGACATAGAATATAAACCACGAACGAGCTCGAAAGCACAAGTACTAGCAGATTTCATCATCGAGCTCGTCCCAAAGGAGGACAGCTCGAGCTCGAATACTAAATGGAGATTACATGTCGATGGGGCATCATCGAAACAAGGATCCAGAATTGGAATACAGCTCGAATCCCCGTCGGGAGAAATGATCGAACAATCATTTTGCCTAGGGTTCAGCGCTTCGAACAACGAAGCTGAATACAAATCCCTGATCGCGGGACTACGGCTCGCAAGAAGCGTTGGTGCCCGAGAAATCAGCGCCTTCAGCGACTCGCAATTAGTCACAAGCCAATTCCACGGAGAATACGAAGCAAAAAACGAAAGAATGGAAGCATACATTTCAGTCCTGCAAGAAATCACTCAGCAGTTCGACAAGTTCGAACTAACGAAAATCCCAAGGGGAGATAATACATCAGCGGATGCGCTGGCCGCGCTGGCTTCAACTTCCAATCCGGTGGTGAAAAGAATAATACCAGTAGAAGGGATAGATAAACCAAGCATAAATCTCCCACGAAAGGAAATCGATCTTCCGAAAAACAATCCCCCGCGCGTTGGTGCAATCACTACGCGAAGTGGGGCACGAAGAGAAAGCCAGGGTCTCGACAACGTAAACGGCAACGAGCCCGACAGTCAATCGGCCCCGAGCACATCGCGCGTCAGGACCAGAAGAACAGCGACCACCACAGCTATCCCGGAAGAGGCCGTCCATGAAACCAGCAACGAGGCACACGAAGCCTTCAAGAAGGAGTTAGAAGCCAGGCCAGATTGGAGAATCCCAATATTTAAATATATAAAGGACGGCAAGCTTCCCGCCGAGAGATGGGAAGCTCGAAAAATAAAAGCCCGGAGTTCGCGTTATTGTATCATGGAGGAAAGACTGTACATAAGAAGTCTAGACGAGTCCTATCTATTAGGTGTATCCCCTAAGGACGCGTTCACAATCCTGAAACAAACTCACGGGGGAGCGTGCGGAAGCCACTCCGGGGGACGATCCCTAGCAATCAGGATAAAGAAACTAGGCTACTTCTGGCCAACAAACGCCGATGACAGCGAGCAATTCGCGTTGAAATACTGGTGA